Proteins encoded within one genomic window of Humulus lupulus chromosome 1, drHumLupu1.1, whole genome shotgun sequence:
- the LOC133781009 gene encoding transcription factor bHLH110-like — translation MAYSRLWPSLSSPLITTQDLMISYNNTSDHHNHQDDHTRGFDHQRSPSSTNDDEPKVLLVKEEPPDSFSKLKINITPPNNNYYSDIEKSNYLFSTLYNNKPNHHQISDHQDFYSFIQAQSNNNNNSASYGASFKGSHRYDHDDNHGQLGHNRTSSSLLCTTPLMLNSSSSSNGGFNSLVQANLDLLISPTSTTTTNSSANYNNNLSLYSQTSSTSFGHGTGHHDMQEYSRSSPSNSSNMTSTFLNEVTRTKRPSSSSFSEPKEYSRAESKKSKSMLRTSSNPPLKVRKEKLGDRIAALHRLVAPFGKTDTASVLTEAIGYIQFLHDQVQVIPHNSITFVLL, via the exons ATGGCGTATTCAAGGCTATGGCCCTCATTATCATCGCCATTAATCACAACTCAAGACTTGATGATTAGCTATAATAACACTTCTGATCATCATAATCATCAGGATGATCATACAAGAGGGTTCGATCATCAACGATCACCATCATCAACCAATGATGATGAGCCAAAAGTACTACTAGTTAAAGAAGAGCCACCAGACTCTTTCTCCAAATTGAAGATAAACATTACTCCtcctaataataattattattcagACATCGAAAAATCCAATTACCTATTCTCCACCTTGTACAACAACAAGCCAAACCACCATCAGATTTCAGATCATCAAGATTTCTACTCCTTTATTCAAGCtcaaagcaacaacaacaacaatagtgCTAGTTATGGAGCCAGCTTCAAAGGTAGTCATAGATATGATCACGATGATAATCATGGTCAACTCGGTCATAATAGAACAAGCTCCTCATTGTTGTGTACCACCCCATTGATGttgaattcttcttcttcttcgaatGGGGGATTCAATAGCTTAGTACAAGCCAATTTAGATCTATTGATTTCACCTACGAGTACAACTACGACTAATTCTTCTGCTAATTACAACAATAATCTTAGTCTCTATAGCCAAACCAGCTCTACTTCTTTTGGCCATGGTACCGGTCATCATGACATGCAAGAATATTCAAGATCAAGTCCATCAAACAGCTCCAACATG ACATCAACTTTCTTAAACGAAGTTACGAGAACGAAGAGACCAAGCAGTAGCTCTTTTTCAGAGCCAAAGGAATATTCTCGTGCAGAATCGAAGAAGTCAAAGTCCATGTTACGAACCTCATCAAACCCTCCACTCAAG GTCAGGAAAGAGAAGCTCGGAGACAGAATTGCAGCTCTTCACAGGTTGGTGGCACCTTTTGGAAAG ACTGATACTGCCTCTGTACTAACAGAAGCCATAGGCTACATCCAGTTCCTTCATGATCAAGTCCAGGTGATCCCTCACAATTCCATAACATTTGTTTT ACTCTGA